The following proteins are co-located in the Gossypium hirsutum isolate 1008001.06 chromosome A02, Gossypium_hirsutum_v2.1, whole genome shotgun sequence genome:
- the LOC107927393 gene encoding uncharacterized protein, translating into MEESKNYGHHHPLLLLDEEQLINNQSGVADCSKCGEKVYAPCFSCAEYCGFYLHKVCAGSPLEINHPFHRDHPLVLMQKPPYSFGTYICDFCDKTCEKFFYHCPNLDFHIKCALFTFNIAENNLKEIEHFVCQDPLVSTKNDDEELEEVRKCFGCWEPLANYTHFSPNCGFNLHKKCAKLPLELSNICHCQHPLVLQFNSERLSCKICKVTQKRGFVYGCSSCKLVFHIECLSPPLDLAIEDESHQHTFTRLLRRVPYICDACGIEGIYNAYICCTCNIMVHKRCTSLPRIIKSKWHDHCIFHKYFLPNDFKSSSCIICHDEVNPKHGSYSCSYCNTKFHLCCVTEEKSSFSVVSLENEYQISNGGLEIFSDKSVESATCVFERNDAGEATKIKHFKHLHDLKLSPFVGGYENNCDGCMLPISEPFYYCLECVFFLHKVCAELPKVKHVWHHPCQQPLRLISNKAFCCGMCWHVSNAFAYECCKCETKICLRCMIAFTPGARTCLKHEHPLFFYRDYKGWCNACSLPTWAAFCCKDCKFVLHRGCFSLPITAHHKCDVHLLSLTDHDDNRYFESHYCDICEESRDPNRWFYHCAACDTSVHIGCVLGQYPFFKLGSIYEDKGHPHPLTVVKKLYNYSECDKCCKPCEGLALECSKSGCKYIVHWNCATPPSLQRWWEWLL; encoded by the coding sequence ATGGAGGAGTCAAAGAATTATGGGCACCACCATCCATTGTTACTGTTGGATGAAGAGCAGCTGATCAACAATCAAAGTGGAGTGGCTGACTGCTCCAAGTGTGGGGAGAAAGTGTATGCTCCATGTTTTAGCTGTGCGGAGTATTGTGGGTTTTACCTTCACAAGGTATGTGCCGGCTCACCTTTGGAGATTAATCACCCTTTCCATCGTGATCATCCTCTTGTTCTTATGCAAAAGCCACCTTATTCATTTGGAACGTACATTTGCGATTTCTGTGATAAAACATGTGAAAAGTTCTTTTATCATTGCCCTAACTTGGACTTTCATATTAAATGTGCTTTGTTTACGTTTAATATTGCTGAAAATAATTTGAAGGAGATTGAGCACTTCGTCTGTCAAGATCCATTGGTTTCCACTAAAAATGATGATGAAGAACTTGAAGAAGTTCgtaagtgttttgggtgttgggAGCCATTAGCAAATTATACACACTTTTCTCCTAATTGTGGATTTAATTTACATAAGAAATGTGCTAAGCTTCCTCTCGAGTTGAGTAATATATGCCATTGTCAACATCcccttgttttacaatttaatagTGAACGACTTTCTTGCAAGATATGTAAAGTAACCCAGAAAAGAGGATTTGTTTATGGTTGTTCATCTTGTAAGCTTGTATTTCACATAGAATGTTTATCACCACCTCTTGATCTTGCTATTGAAGACGAAAGCCATCAACACACATTCACAAGACTTTTGAGACGAGTGCCATACATTTGCGATGCATGTGGCATCGAAGGAATTTACAATGCCTACATATGTTGTACATGCAACATTATGGTCCATAAAAGGTGCACTTCATTGCCTCGTATCATCAAAAGCAAGTGGCATGATCATTGCATTTTTCACAAATATTTCCTTCCAAatgattttaaaagttcaagttGCATTATTTGTCATGATGAGGTCAATCCAAAGCACGGGAGTTATTCTTGTTCATATTGCAATACTAAATTCCATCTATGTTGCGTTACAGAAGAAAAAAGTTCATTTTCTGTAGTTTCACTTGAAAATGAATATCAGATATCAAATGGAGGTTTGGAAATTTTTTCGGATAAATCCGTTGAGTCCGCCACTTGTGTATTTGAGAGGAACGACGCTGGGGAAGctacaaaaataaaacatttcaagCATCTACATGATCTAAAGTTAAGTCCCTTCGTTGGAGGGTATGAAAACAATTGTGACGGGTGTATGTTACCAATCTCAGAGCCATTTTACTATTGTTTAGAATGTGTTTTTTTCCTTCATAAAGTTTGTGCTGAGTTACCTAAGGTGAAGCATGTTTGGCATCATCCTTGCCAGCAACCTCTCAGGCTTATTTCAAACAAAGCTTTTTGTTGTGGAATGTGTTGGCACGTGTCTAATGCCTTTGCTTATGAATGTTGCAAATGTGAGACAAAGATATGTCTCCGATGTATGATTGCTTTTACTCCTGGTGCTCGAACATGTTTGAAACATGAACACCCTCTCTTTTTCTATAGAGACTACAAAGGCTGGTGCAATGCTTGTAGTCTTCCTACATGGGCGGCATTTTGTTGTAAGGACTGCAAATTTGTGCTACATCGCGGATGTTTTTCACTTCCAATTACAGCTCATCATAAATGTGATGTGCATCTTCTTTCACTTACTGATCATGATGATAACAGATATTTTGAAAGTCATTATTGTGATATCTGTGAAGAAAGTCGAGATCCAAACCGTTGGTTTTATCATTGCGCTGCATGTGATACTTCTGTTCATATTGGTTGTGTTCTTGGACAATACCCATTCTTCAAACTCGGGAGCATCTATGAAGACAAGGGTCATCCACACCCACTCACCGTTGTGAAGAAGCTTTATAACTACTCTGAATGTGATAAATGTTGCAAGCCTTGTGAAGGTTTGGCTCTTGAATGCTCAAAGTCAGGTTGCAAATATATTGTCCACTGGAATTGTGCAACGCCCCCTTCTCTACAACGTTGGTGGGAATGGTTGCTATAG
- the LOC107927479 gene encoding uncharacterized protein: MSILWEKSETWRWLVRRTRDSKPFFLAFATLCGVVPGVIGYGVMQLTNSRNPQLEARLRENARPESLMMGKVNQERLAEYLGELQRKEDTNDRYVAALRGETLTRTPYQRIQPVPKQNAEKKSNSNEKA, from the exons ATGTCAATACTTTGGGAAAAAAGCGAGACATGGCGGTGGCTAGTGAGGAGGACAAGGGATTCGAAGCCGTTCTTCTTGGCCTTTGCCACCCTCTGCGGCGTTGTTCCGGGTGTCATTGGCTACGGCGTCATGCAACTTACCAACTCCCGCAACCCTCAGTTGGAGGCTCGGCTGCGCGAAAACGCCCGCCCGGAATCCCTC ATGATGGGGAAAGTGAACCAAGAGCGATTAGCGGAATACCTTGGGGAGCTCCAGCGGAAAGAGGATACAAATGATCGGTATGTTGCTGCTTTGAGGGGAGAGACATTGACTAGGACTCCTTATCAGAGAATTCAGCCTGTTCCAAAGCAAAACGCTGAGAAGAAGAGCAACAGCAACGAGAAGGCTTAG